The following coding sequences lie in one Magnetococcales bacterium genomic window:
- a CDS encoding 2,3-bisphosphoglycerate-independent phosphoglycerate mutase produces MRPKPMVLVVLDGWGFRSETANNAIHAARTPHFDHWMQSRPHALVETSAGHVGLPDGQMGNSEVGHMNLGAGRIVYQELTRISLAVREKTFHKNPALVEGIAKAVAVGGAVHILGLLSPGGVHSHTDHMLAAVQTAKENGAKKIFVHGFLDGRDTPPRSAVEFVADFEKGLQAIGAGRIATICGRYYVMDRDKRWERVVQAYDMLTQGKGFTAPNGLAAVKAGYERGEDDEFVKPTVILENGAALGTVQDGDTILMLNFRADRVREISHVFTDPTEGPTAFKGFPRERLPRLAAFVTLTLYDESLQNVAVAFPPERLTELLGQEISRHGLKQLRAAETEKYAHVTYFFNGGEEAPFPGEDRLLIPSPRVATYDLQPEMSAAQLTDAVLERMQGGQFDLVVVNYANPDMVGHTGKFDAAVKAIETVDQCLGRLATAVLASGGEMLITADHGNADQMVDENNQPHTAHTNNPAPLIYLGRKATLSNGALCDVAPTLLRLMGLPQPAAMTGHPLVTL; encoded by the coding sequence TGCAAAGCCGCCCACATGCGTTGGTGGAGACATCAGCCGGACATGTGGGACTGCCAGACGGGCAAATGGGCAATTCGGAGGTGGGCCACATGAACCTGGGAGCGGGCCGAATCGTCTACCAGGAGTTGACCCGGATCAGCCTGGCCGTCAGGGAGAAAACATTCCACAAAAATCCGGCGCTGGTGGAAGGGATCGCCAAAGCCGTCGCGGTCGGGGGCGCCGTCCATATCTTGGGTCTGCTCTCCCCCGGGGGGGTCCACTCCCACACGGATCACATGCTGGCCGCAGTGCAGACTGCCAAAGAGAATGGCGCAAAAAAAATATTCGTCCATGGCTTCCTGGACGGCAGGGATACCCCTCCGCGCTCCGCCGTGGAGTTTGTGGCTGACTTCGAGAAGGGTTTGCAGGCCATCGGCGCCGGACGCATCGCCACAATATGCGGTCGCTATTACGTCATGGATCGCGACAAACGCTGGGAACGGGTGGTCCAGGCCTACGATATGTTGACCCAAGGCAAGGGCTTTACCGCCCCGAACGGGTTGGCAGCCGTCAAGGCCGGTTACGAACGGGGTGAGGATGACGAATTCGTCAAACCAACCGTGATCCTGGAAAATGGCGCCGCACTGGGAACCGTCCAGGATGGAGATACCATCCTGATGCTGAATTTCCGTGCGGACCGGGTACGAGAGATCAGCCATGTTTTTACGGATCCCACCGAAGGGCCCACGGCGTTCAAGGGTTTTCCGCGCGAACGCCTGCCGCGTCTGGCCGCCTTCGTCACCTTGACCCTCTACGACGAATCCTTGCAAAACGTTGCCGTCGCCTTTCCCCCGGAACGCCTGACCGAGCTGTTGGGACAAGAGATTTCGCGGCATGGGCTGAAACAGTTGCGCGCCGCCGAGACCGAGAAATATGCCCACGTCACCTACTTTTTCAACGGCGGCGAGGAGGCGCCCTTCCCGGGCGAGGATCGGCTGCTCATTCCGTCACCCCGTGTCGCGACCTACGACTTGCAACCGGAAATGTCGGCAGCCCAGTTGACCGATGCCGTGTTGGAGCGCATGCAAGGCGGCCAGTTCGATCTGGTCGTGGTCAACTATGCCAACCCGGACATGGTCGGACATACCGGCAAGTTTGATGCCGCTGTCAAGGCGATCGAAACCGTCGATCAGTGCCTGGGGCGGCTGGCCACAGCTGTCCTGGCCTCTGGTGGTGAAATGCTGATCACGGCAGATCATGGCAACGCCGACCAGATGGTTGATGAAAACAACCAACCCCATACCGCTCATACCAACAATCCGGCGCCCTTGATCTACCTGGGACGCAAAGCAACCCTCAGCAATGGCGCCTTGTGTGATGTTGCACCCACCCTGTTGCGGCTCATGGGGTTGCCGCAACCGGCTGCCATGACCGGGCATCCCCTGGTTACCTTGTAA